A genomic region of Pseudomonas frederiksbergensis contains the following coding sequences:
- a CDS encoding type I polyketide synthase — MHDHEEHQASPVECGIAIIGMSCRFPGATSVHQYWQNLLSSVENIHVETEVDGRICARAELPGIEDFDYNFFGFSIKDAQLLDPQHRVLLECAWEVLEDASLHAHTESIGVFCGAGPSSYFINNVHGLHARDYASGLYQSSETLAQFMATDKEFLASRIAYKLNCCGPAVNVQAACATSMFGIQAAIQALLLGECDAALVGAAAVSVPQSIPYIFESGMPFSSDGHCRPFDARASGTVFGSGAAVVGLKRLADALADGDQIHAVIRSVATNNDGANRAGMSAPSVAGQARVIREALNIAGIGPEHVSYIEAHGTATPIGDPIEIKALANAFTGRDREQTCYLGSVKGNIGHLGWAAGMAGLIKAVLIVRHKVIPPTLNFEQYNPELYIEETPFVVNRQCVAIQAHHVIAGVSSFGLGGNNSHLIVESAPARESPYSLLDKDALCLVPITARAGDGLQQLCGSYRKFLETQVDECFPAFVDNLLQSRSLFEQRTFVIASSRKEAIDSLAGLSVNAKTHSKGAPRVGLMFSGQGGEHRAMGLELYRYEAVFKAELDAFDPVCLDVFGATAAILLFDPQINERIERDIACSQPMTFALQVAMARLLISYNVTPVAFFGHSLGEYAAACIAGVFTPEQGFRVLVERSRLLDSLGDIGAMAVLGCDHERALKLIEAAGVNLSIAALNAANNTVISGTLEAVETFIEVADGKGLNATRLKISRPGHSYLLDPLLDRFEAYLDSVELSVPTRPFISSMTGELVTHKVATSQYWRRHLRETVDFRASVVCAHDLGCTHLVEIGPKATLSGLLISDTEDMLAVLPVARGGHRDHRQFLTVLGELFRSGADIHFATKGWRAPVLDGLPIYPFQRIRCWIETAEPVQSIAENTYQTVWHVLTGDQMDSQLTSCQKVLFLARSEVCNDAEIGYLETVFDQFHYFELNQPTCVNAAFGEAMNVPAPQDYDQLWGKYRDGIDRVYLDLRHFLAPPAALESGNDVATAVSTCSLVLNLLRSVIGFFEQRPQICILFSTQASGDEDMMLNPVANSVVGMIRSLLIEEPGLKVMTLNFIREQPPKGIEEARYLQLLPLTDEFVITVRQAEAFVLRLEKTVINDASRFTYSCDQSYFLIGGGGGIGRQLIESLCADQARSIHVIGRTEHPGEALSELMERHPTIRYLGLDLATDKDRRECAKWLQSLRIQRVAIFNLAVDLNDKLFDEVQEEDLTRSFRSKCSSVLTLYQLLCDQGVAIDFVFNFSSATSILGNGGQSAYGAASAFLDAAHSHLFSNAGRVLTVNWGVWGDAGKLRNDEQRMQVLKASGLNSHSSEQGLLFIRQLFPGLLVPLLS; from the coding sequence ATGCACGATCACGAGGAGCATCAAGCATCGCCGGTTGAATGCGGCATTGCGATTATCGGCATGTCCTGTCGTTTTCCAGGGGCCACATCGGTCCACCAGTACTGGCAAAACCTCTTGTCCAGTGTTGAAAACATCCATGTCGAGACCGAAGTCGATGGACGAATTTGTGCTCGCGCCGAACTTCCCGGTATTGAAGACTTCGATTACAACTTTTTCGGATTCAGCATCAAGGATGCCCAATTGCTAGATCCGCAGCACAGAGTCTTGCTTGAGTGCGCGTGGGAAGTACTTGAGGACGCATCGCTGCATGCTCATACCGAGTCTATTGGCGTTTTCTGTGGCGCCGGGCCCAGTTCCTATTTCATCAATAATGTACACGGCCTTCATGCCCGCGACTATGCCAGTGGTTTGTATCAATCATCCGAGACGCTAGCGCAATTTATGGCCACGGACAAAGAGTTCCTGGCCAGTCGTATTGCATACAAACTCAACTGCTGCGGCCCTGCCGTTAACGTTCAAGCAGCCTGTGCAACGTCGATGTTCGGCATTCAGGCCGCTATCCAGGCATTGTTACTGGGGGAGTGTGATGCTGCGCTGGTTGGTGCCGCTGCTGTCTCGGTTCCGCAATCGATTCCGTACATTTTCGAGTCAGGCATGCCTTTCAGTTCCGACGGACATTGTCGCCCGTTCGATGCCCGGGCAAGCGGAACGGTGTTCGGCTCGGGGGCGGCTGTCGTAGGGCTCAAGAGGCTTGCCGACGCTCTGGCTGATGGTGATCAGATTCACGCGGTGATTCGCTCGGTCGCCACCAACAACGATGGCGCTAATCGAGCAGGGATGTCGGCGCCTTCTGTGGCAGGTCAGGCGCGAGTCATTCGCGAAGCACTGAATATTGCCGGTATCGGCCCCGAACACGTGAGCTACATCGAGGCCCATGGTACGGCAACGCCTATTGGTGATCCCATCGAGATCAAAGCACTGGCCAATGCCTTTACCGGCCGTGATCGTGAGCAAACGTGTTACTTGGGGAGTGTCAAAGGCAACATCGGGCACCTGGGTTGGGCGGCCGGGATGGCCGGTCTTATCAAGGCTGTATTGATTGTCAGACATAAAGTGATTCCCCCCACCCTCAACTTCGAGCAGTACAACCCCGAGTTGTACATCGAAGAAACGCCTTTCGTCGTCAATCGGCAATGCGTTGCTATACAGGCGCATCACGTCATCGCGGGCGTCAGCAGTTTTGGCTTGGGAGGCAACAACTCGCACCTGATTGTAGAGTCTGCTCCAGCACGGGAGTCTCCATATTCATTACTCGACAAAGATGCGCTTTGCTTGGTCCCGATCACAGCGAGAGCGGGCGACGGCCTACAGCAATTGTGTGGCAGCTATCGGAAGTTTCTCGAGACGCAGGTAGACGAATGCTTCCCGGCATTCGTCGACAATCTCCTGCAATCCAGATCGTTGTTCGAACAGCGTACGTTTGTCATTGCGAGCAGCCGCAAGGAAGCAATCGACAGTCTGGCCGGCTTGTCAGTCAACGCCAAAACGCATAGCAAGGGTGCGCCTCGGGTTGGCCTGATGTTCTCTGGACAAGGAGGTGAACATCGAGCAATGGGGCTGGAACTCTACAGATATGAAGCTGTATTCAAAGCTGAGTTGGATGCATTTGACCCAGTCTGCCTAGACGTTTTTGGAGCCACCGCCGCGATACTCTTGTTCGATCCGCAGATCAATGAGCGGATTGAGCGAGATATTGCCTGCTCGCAGCCCATGACATTCGCCTTGCAGGTTGCGATGGCGCGCTTGCTTATTAGTTACAACGTCACCCCGGTGGCCTTTTTTGGACACAGCCTTGGAGAATACGCAGCTGCCTGCATAGCGGGGGTTTTTACTCCCGAGCAAGGTTTCAGAGTGCTGGTGGAGCGCAGCAGGCTTCTGGATTCGCTGGGTGATATCGGTGCCATGGCGGTCCTGGGGTGCGATCACGAGCGAGCGTTAAAGTTGATTGAGGCGGCGGGGGTGAATCTTTCGATTGCCGCCTTGAACGCGGCGAACAACACTGTGATTTCCGGAACCCTGGAGGCAGTTGAAACGTTCATTGAAGTCGCGGACGGTAAAGGGCTGAACGCGACACGGTTAAAGATTTCGCGTCCTGGGCACTCCTATTTACTCGACCCGTTGCTGGACCGGTTTGAGGCCTATCTGGACAGTGTCGAGCTGAGCGTACCCACACGCCCCTTCATCTCGAGTATGACGGGGGAACTGGTCACTCACAAAGTGGCAACCTCACAGTACTGGCGTCGTCATCTGCGTGAAACGGTAGATTTCAGGGCTAGCGTTGTCTGCGCACATGACCTGGGGTGTACCCACCTTGTCGAGATCGGGCCAAAAGCCACGTTATCGGGCCTGCTGATCAGCGACACAGAGGATATGTTGGCCGTGCTTCCTGTGGCCAGGGGCGGTCACAGGGATCATCGGCAATTTTTGACTGTGCTGGGTGAGCTGTTCCGGTCTGGTGCCGACATCCACTTCGCGACCAAAGGTTGGCGGGCACCCGTGCTGGATGGGTTGCCAATTTATCCTTTCCAGCGCATTCGCTGCTGGATCGAAACGGCTGAGCCAGTTCAATCCATTGCCGAAAATACGTATCAGACGGTCTGGCACGTGTTGACTGGTGACCAGATGGACAGTCAACTGACTAGCTGCCAAAAGGTGCTGTTTCTTGCTAGAAGCGAGGTGTGTAACGACGCAGAGATCGGTTATCTGGAAACGGTCTTCGATCAGTTTCACTACTTCGAGTTGAATCAGCCGACTTGCGTTAATGCAGCGTTTGGTGAGGCCATGAACGTACCTGCACCACAAGATTACGATCAGTTGTGGGGGAAATATCGAGACGGTATCGACAGGGTTTATCTCGACCTGCGGCACTTCCTGGCACCGCCGGCCGCACTGGAATCTGGGAATGATGTGGCAACAGCAGTCAGTACCTGTTCGCTGGTGTTGAATCTGTTGCGCTCGGTGATCGGATTTTTTGAGCAGCGACCGCAGATTTGCATCTTGTTTTCTACCCAGGCCAGCGGCGATGAGGACATGATGCTTAACCCCGTGGCGAACAGTGTTGTTGGCATGATCCGCTCGTTGTTGATTGAGGAGCCTGGCTTGAAGGTCATGACCCTGAATTTCATCAGAGAGCAGCCGCCCAAGGGAATAGAGGAGGCCCGATACCTCCAATTGTTGCCGTTGACAGATGAGTTCGTAATCACGGTAAGGCAGGCTGAAGCCTTCGTGCTCCGGCTGGAAAAAACCGTGATCAATGATGCCTCTCGTTTTACCTACTCCTGTGATCAAAGCTACTTCCTGATCGGAGGAGGTGGAGGCATCGGCAGGCAATTAATCGAAAGCCTCTGCGCTGACCAAGCCCGATCTATCCATGTTATTGGGCGGACGGAACATCCTGGCGAGGCGTTGAGCGAGCTTATGGAGCGTCATCCGACGATCCGGTATCTGGGGCTCGATCTGGCCACCGACAAGGATCGCCGCGAATGTGCGAAGTGGCTCCAGAGCTTGCGAATTCAGAGGGTCGCGATTTTTAATCTGGCTGTCGATCTCAATGACAAACTGTTTGACGAGGTTCAGGAAGAGGATCTGACTCGCTCGTTTCGATCCAAATGCAGTAGCGTTCTGACCCTTTACCAACTGCTGTGTGACCAGGGCGTGGCGATAGACTTCGTTTTCAACTTCTCTTCAGCTACATCGATTCTGGGGAATGGCGGGCAGTCGGCCTATGGCGCTGCCAGCGCTTTTCTCGACGCGGCCCATTCGCATTTGTTCTCTAACGCCGGGCGCGTACTGACGGTCAATTGGGGCGTATGGGGCGATGCTGGAAAGTTGCGAAACGACGAGCAGCGAATGCAGGTGCTCAAAGCCAGTGGTTTGAACAGCCACAGCAGCGAGCAGGGTCTGCTGTTTATCCGCCAGCTTTTTCCGGGCCTTCTCGTTCCGCTGCTTTCATGA
- a CDS encoding non-ribosomal peptide synthetase: MLFIQRFVGVSRAFPEVVGVLDSFSEVSCGELFSRAQRLAEVVGAQSSSVMIGVLMEKSVDYIVSILAIHLLGRTVVPLDSSYPVERLRKMITSIDLSLCLVNQQRSIELSRMLDEHTHLLSMEELGAMSVRTSGIKITSEALDESPAYVVFTSGTTGQPKPVMVPYLSLSTLIDWMVEVPGPSGTTLLYAAQGFDVSFQEIYSALCRGDRLLVITDRQKKDLHELTRQLASRAVTRLFLPTSMLIPFVTFNLHDAQALADLREVICAGEQLKITDAVRQWFKTHPQCRLINHYGPAETHVVMEHRLDSEPHGWPDLPPIGQVTLASKAYLLGDQLQPVEPGTVGQLYIAGRSLALGYYGMQMQTAERFVTHPQTHERIYNTGDICVLNEQGLFEYKGRRDRQYKVRGYRVELKEIEATAIDSGLLDDCLVVARQSGLTTSLIMYFTAQDSDQDISLSLHGYLVERLPDYMLPSFYKKIVAIPLTPNGKTDVDKLPQVGGLRSEVSSRYIAPQGELETTLCVLAASCFGLDRIGANDNFIEAGANSITLVTLVAELRYLLAHDFRQTDLFEYPTPRLLCRFYQRSISATGEIDPTIAPVSSWKLRAAVIHGFQGRKRG, encoded by the coding sequence ATGTTATTTATTCAAAGATTTGTCGGTGTTTCTCGTGCTTTTCCAGAAGTGGTGGGAGTTCTCGATTCTTTTTCGGAAGTTTCATGCGGTGAGTTATTTAGTCGGGCTCAACGTTTGGCTGAAGTTGTTGGGGCGCAAAGCTCGAGTGTGATGATCGGTGTGTTGATGGAGAAAAGTGTCGATTACATCGTCTCGATACTAGCTATTCACTTACTGGGGCGAACTGTCGTGCCACTGGACAGCAGTTACCCGGTTGAGCGATTGAGGAAAATGATCACATCAATCGACTTGTCTTTATGCTTGGTGAATCAACAGCGCAGTATCGAATTGTCCAGGATGCTGGACGAACATACCCACCTATTAAGCATGGAAGAGCTCGGGGCGATGTCGGTCCGTACCTCTGGCATCAAGATCACTTCTGAGGCACTGGATGAGTCCCCGGCCTATGTGGTTTTTACCTCCGGGACCACCGGGCAGCCCAAACCGGTCATGGTGCCTTATCTATCGCTGAGTACCCTTATTGACTGGATGGTAGAGGTTCCGGGCCCGTCTGGCACCACTCTGCTTTATGCCGCCCAAGGGTTTGATGTCTCATTTCAGGAAATCTATAGCGCCTTGTGCCGGGGTGATCGTCTGCTGGTCATCACGGACCGGCAAAAGAAAGATCTGCACGAACTGACTCGGCAGTTGGCGTCAAGGGCAGTCACCCGTCTGTTCTTGCCCACTTCAATGCTGATCCCATTCGTCACGTTTAATCTGCACGATGCGCAGGCATTGGCAGATCTAAGGGAAGTGATCTGTGCCGGAGAGCAGTTGAAGATTACCGACGCCGTTAGGCAGTGGTTCAAGACGCATCCTCAATGTCGCCTTATCAATCACTACGGTCCGGCCGAAACCCATGTAGTGATGGAGCATCGACTCGACAGCGAGCCACATGGCTGGCCGGATCTTCCACCCATCGGCCAGGTCACCCTTGCGAGTAAAGCCTATTTGCTGGGCGACCAGCTACAGCCTGTGGAGCCAGGCACAGTTGGACAGCTCTATATCGCAGGCCGATCACTGGCGCTGGGGTACTACGGCATGCAGATGCAAACGGCTGAGAGATTTGTTACCCATCCCCAGACACATGAGCGGATATACAACACTGGCGACATCTGTGTCCTGAACGAACAAGGGTTATTTGAGTACAAGGGGCGCCGTGATAGGCAGTACAAGGTTCGGGGTTACCGGGTTGAGTTGAAAGAGATCGAGGCGACCGCCATCGACTCCGGGCTGCTCGACGATTGCCTCGTTGTTGCCCGGCAGTCAGGTCTGACCACTTCGCTGATCATGTACTTTACTGCGCAGGACAGTGATCAAGACATCAGCTTGAGCCTACATGGATACTTGGTGGAAAGACTACCCGATTACATGCTGCCCTCGTTCTACAAAAAAATAGTGGCCATCCCATTGACGCCCAACGGTAAGACCGATGTCGACAAGTTGCCCCAGGTCGGTGGGCTAAGGTCTGAAGTGTCGTCGAGATACATTGCACCGCAGGGAGAACTCGAAACGACTCTGTGTGTGCTGGCGGCGTCCTGCTTCGGTCTGGATCGGATCGGTGCCAACGACAACTTTATCGAAGCAGGCGCGAACTCCATCACTCTGGTTACTCTGGTGGCTGAGTTGCGTTACCTGCTGGCCCATGACTTCCGCCAGACCGATCTGTTCGAATATCCCACTCCGAGGCTTCTGTGCAGATTTTACCAACGCTCAATAAGCGCGACGGGAGAGATTGACCCGACCATTGCGCCTGTCAGCAGTTGGAAGCTGAGAGCGGCGGTCATTCATGGTTTTCAGGGAAGAAAGAGAGGCTGA
- the ccrA gene encoding crotonyl-CoA carboxylase/reductase, with product MNRVAVTLDPTDLNIPEMMLAQTIRPERYGEPLSAFALESVPVPYFQSDECLIKVMAAGVNHNGVWAARGYPIDVIDLQRSRGEEHDFHIAGSDASGIVVAVGADVDDISIGDEVVLHCGWWDSDSVVDEIMDKSAKIWGYEINFGAFAEYTRVKRQAILPKPAHLSWEQAASYMLCGATAYRMLHGFAPHTVKPGEVVLIWGGSGGMGSMAIQLVNAAGGIPIAVVSSDEKAAYCRQIGAKGTINRQDYRHWGVLEDIENPVVYAQWLNEARRFQKEIWRLVGEKLSPSIVIEHPGEDTFPTSSFVCAPGGMVVICAGTSGYKGTFDIRYQWMRQKRFQGSHFANSAQCSAFNKLVRQGIIKPCLTRIFDFEALPLAHQIMFENREPLGNFAIRVGSQWEG from the coding sequence ATGAATAGAGTGGCCGTGACCCTTGATCCTACAGATCTCAATATTCCTGAGATGATGTTGGCTCAAACTATTAGACCTGAAAGGTACGGTGAGCCTTTAAGCGCTTTTGCTCTTGAGTCTGTACCTGTGCCTTACTTTCAATCCGACGAGTGCTTAATCAAGGTCATGGCTGCAGGTGTCAATCACAATGGAGTTTGGGCTGCACGAGGATATCCAATCGACGTCATTGATCTTCAAAGATCTCGTGGTGAGGAACATGACTTTCATATCGCCGGGTCTGATGCCTCAGGCATTGTTGTGGCTGTTGGCGCTGATGTCGACGATATCAGTATTGGGGATGAGGTTGTTCTGCACTGTGGTTGGTGGGACTCAGATTCTGTTGTCGATGAAATCATGGACAAATCGGCAAAGATCTGGGGTTACGAAATAAATTTTGGTGCGTTTGCCGAATACACCCGGGTTAAGCGGCAGGCGATCCTACCCAAGCCCGCGCACTTGAGTTGGGAGCAAGCGGCCTCCTATATGCTCTGCGGAGCGACTGCTTATCGCATGCTCCACGGCTTTGCCCCCCATACGGTCAAACCGGGTGAGGTGGTCCTTATCTGGGGTGGCAGCGGCGGAATGGGGTCGATGGCCATTCAACTCGTCAACGCCGCTGGAGGCATACCGATCGCTGTAGTCAGCAGCGATGAAAAAGCCGCTTATTGTCGGCAGATTGGTGCCAAGGGCACTATCAACCGCCAGGATTATCGACATTGGGGCGTGCTGGAAGATATCGAGAATCCAGTCGTATATGCCCAATGGCTAAATGAGGCTAGGCGTTTTCAGAAGGAAATCTGGCGTCTGGTAGGGGAGAAGCTAAGTCCCAGTATTGTCATTGAGCATCCTGGTGAAGATACGTTTCCTACATCCTCATTTGTGTGCGCGCCCGGTGGCATGGTTGTTATTTGTGCTGGTACCAGTGGGTATAAGGGAACGTTCGATATTCGCTATCAGTGGATGCGGCAAAAAAGATTCCAAGGATCTCACTTTGCTAATTCAGCCCAATGCAGTGCGTTCAATAAACTGGTTCGCCAGGGTATAATTAAGCCTTGTTTGACAAGAATTTTCGACTTCGAAGCTTTGCCGCTGGCTCATCAGATCATGTTTGAGAATCGGGAGCCTCTGGGTAACTTTGCGATTCGGGTTGGTAGTCAGTGGGAGGGGTGA
- a CDS encoding autotransporter domain-containing protein has protein sequence MNTALIQHEIKITLYTVSTSLLLCTSMEVQASPVEEQPIPWYQQDVPAFTLPTPDVTNNIRFTRNPGLDNQLLTVEQAAPSAWDRVYGQPARSAERDVLGSPFSGMTGAELKGPALITLQSSGGSTQRVGLVGGTNQFQGNGNGLLISSAIVDPNNTLNVQGPNLGAYWSLTGASGWHVDLTASGGRVNGYSLNDQGQRQAAEGSAMTLSVEGGFPIGISENWVIEPQAELINQRISLDTPYAGSGNTSSTDLTSWSGRVGASLKGSYDIKGLPIEPYVRTNFSHTVNTSDTVTLGQVDKLSSSRNSSSIELGLGLVARVTPSVSLYVSGDYSAATVANDLNGLMGSLGVQMRW, from the coding sequence ATGAACACCGCCCTCATCCAACACGAGATCAAAATCACTCTGTACACCGTTTCTACTTCGTTGTTGCTGTGCACATCCATGGAGGTTCAGGCATCCCCTGTCGAGGAGCAGCCGATCCCCTGGTATCAGCAGGATGTCCCGGCGTTCACCCTACCGACGCCTGATGTGACCAACAACATCCGCTTCACCCGCAATCCCGGCCTTGATAACCAGTTGCTGACAGTCGAGCAAGCTGCTCCTTCCGCCTGGGATCGGGTTTATGGTCAACCTGCCAGAAGCGCAGAGCGCGACGTCCTCGGCTCACCGTTTTCCGGCATGACCGGCGCCGAACTCAAAGGCCCTGCGTTGATTACCCTGCAAAGCAGCGGCGGCAGCACTCAGCGCGTGGGTCTGGTGGGCGGTACAAACCAGTTTCAGGGCAATGGCAATGGTCTGTTGATCAGCTCTGCCATCGTCGACCCGAATAACACCCTCAACGTGCAAGGCCCCAACCTTGGCGCCTATTGGAGCCTGACCGGCGCAAGCGGCTGGCACGTGGACTTGACCGCCAGCGGTGGTCGGGTCAATGGCTATAGCCTCAACGATCAGGGCCAGCGCCAAGCCGCCGAAGGCAGCGCAATGACCCTCTCGGTGGAAGGCGGGTTCCCCATCGGCATCAGCGAAAACTGGGTAATCGAACCCCAGGCGGAGTTGATCAACCAACGGATTAGCCTGGACACTCCGTATGCCGGTAGCGGCAATACCTCATCCACCGACTTGACGTCCTGGAGCGGCAGGGTCGGTGCAAGCCTGAAAGGGAGTTATGACATCAAGGGCCTGCCGATCGAACCCTATGTCCGTACCAACTTCTCGCACACGGTCAACACCAGCGACACCGTGACCCTCGGCCAGGTCGACAAGCTCAGCAGCAGCCGGAACTCGTCCTCGATCGAACTGGGACTGGGACTGGTGGCCAGAGTCACGCCCTCCGTCAGCCTGTATGTCAGCGGCGATTACAGCGCCGCCACGGTCGCCAACGATTTGAATGGTTTGATGGGCAGCCTTGGAGTACAGATGCGATGGTGA
- a CDS encoding AAA family ATPase, which produces MEHREALLALRTFLSTQILGQEKLIERLLIALLADGHMLVEGAPGLAKTKAIKELAEGIEAQFHRIQFTPDLLPADITGTEIYRPETGSFVFQQGPIFHNLVLADEINRAPAKVQSALLEAMGERQVSVGRSTYELSPLFLVMATQNPIEQEGTYPLPEAQLDRFLMHVKIGFPDAAVERRILQQARGEALHGETKPERRISQQAIFAARKEILGLYMADAVEEYLVQLVMATRTPGKFDPEMAEWIAYGASPRGSIALDRCARAHAWLAGRDFVSPEDIQAVLFDVLRHRIILSFEAEAAGIDQDRVVQRILDVVAVA; this is translated from the coding sequence ATGGAACATCGTGAAGCGCTGCTTGCGCTGCGAACCTTTCTTTCAACGCAGATTCTCGGCCAGGAAAAACTCATCGAGCGGTTGCTCATCGCTCTGCTCGCTGACGGTCACATGCTGGTCGAAGGCGCCCCAGGCCTGGCCAAGACCAAGGCCATCAAAGAGCTTGCCGAAGGTATCGAAGCGCAATTCCATCGCATCCAGTTCACTCCCGACCTGCTGCCTGCCGACATCACCGGTACCGAGATCTACCGCCCGGAAACCGGCAGTTTCGTGTTCCAGCAGGGGCCGATCTTCCACAACCTGGTGCTGGCCGACGAAATTAACCGGGCCCCCGCCAAAGTCCAGTCGGCCTTGCTCGAAGCCATGGGCGAGCGGCAGGTCAGCGTGGGCCGCAGCACGTATGAACTGTCGCCGCTGTTTCTGGTCATGGCCACGCAGAATCCGATCGAGCAGGAAGGCACCTACCCACTGCCCGAAGCCCAGCTCGACCGCTTCCTGATGCACGTCAAAATCGGTTTCCCGGACGCGGCCGTCGAGCGGCGCATTCTGCAACAGGCCCGCGGTGAAGCGCTGCACGGCGAAACCAAGCCCGAGCGCCGGATCAGCCAGCAAGCGATTTTTGCTGCGCGCAAGGAAATTCTCGGCTTGTACATGGCCGACGCCGTGGAGGAGTACCTGGTGCAGTTGGTCATGGCGACCCGCACGCCGGGCAAGTTCGACCCTGAAATGGCCGAGTGGATTGCCTATGGCGCCAGCCCGCGTGGCTCCATCGCCCTCGACCGCTGCGCCCGCGCTCACGCCTGGCTGGCCGGTCGCGACTTCGTCAGCCCCGAAGACATTCAAGCGGTGCTGTTCGACGTGTTGCGCCATCGCATCATTCTTTCCTTCGAAGCCGAAGCCGCTGGCATTGACCAGGACCGCGTGGTCCAGCGGATTCTCGACGTCGTAGCTGTCGCTTGA